AAAGCTTCTTTAAGTTGACGGTTCTGACACCCTTAACCAGTCCAATGCCCATTACTCCCCCTACCACAGCCTGGCTGGTGGAGACAGGGACCCCAATGCCAGCATAGATATGGACAGTGATTGCTTCTGCCAGAATAACGATGAAGGCAGTGTAACCATCGAGTCTGACTATATCTTTGCCCACCGTCATTATTACCTTTTTACCGTATGTAAGTACGCCAAGCCCTATGCTGAGTCCACCGATCAGACAAGCCTGAAACGGTGTAAGCATTTCGGGACCGGTAAATGTCCCTGTAACATTGGCTACATTGTTTGCCCCTAAGGCATATGCGCCATACCCGCCTACGACCATGAGACACCAGCGCAGGTATCTGTCGTGCTGGAAGAGATTGAGGTTCAACCCATTCATAAATTTACCCACCAGGAAATAGAGGATGATGGCAAAGATCATCCCCCCTAAGGGTGTTCCCACCCAGCAGATCACCACCTTCACCAGAACCTCCCAATGGAAGTTGCCTTCCAAAAGCCCAATAGACACCAGTGAACCAACAACAGCCTGTGAAACCGAGACAGGAAATTTAAGGTAGGTCATCAGAGTGATCGTAAGGGCTGAACAAAGGGCAACAAGAAATGCCGCATTGAGAGAGACTCCGGCCATTGCCCTGTAAGTAGCCATCCCTGCCTGGCCCTGCAGAACGGCTCCCAGAAGGATGAAGACCGCGCATACGATGGCAGCAGTCCAGAAGCGAATCATACGAGAAGCTACCGCTGTGCCAAATACGTTGGCTGTATGGTTGGCTCCTAAGGACCACCCCAGGAAGACTGCTGAAATAATCTGCCACATGATTTCTAAATCTGTCTCTTGATAGCCACGATACTAATACGGTCGGCGGTATTTTCCGCCCGGTTAGAGATCTGGCCGATGGTTTGGACGAGTTCTTTCAGCAGCATCATTTTGCCTGTGGCCATGTCCGACTTGAAGACCCGCTCTATAATAGAGCGTTCCAGCTTGTCGGATTCACTTTCTTTCGCATCGACGCCGCGTGTCTGGTAGAGGGTTTCATGGGGATTTTCGAAGAGTGTATTCATGCATTCGCGGATCAGGCGGTAGGCATCTACATTTATCTCTACCAGTTTCTCCAAGTCTTCGAGCAAGTCCTCCGGTATATCCAGGCATAATATCTTAGTCAAAAAGAGGGCATCTTCCGCCGCACTGGGAATACGATCGTAAAATTCCAGCAGCGTCAGCAAATCCCCACGGGAATCAGGAAGAAGAGCCTTCCCATAGAGGGTCATCTGGATTTTACGTCGCAAATCATCTGCCTCAGACTCAAACTTGTGTGCCTTTTCCACATCCCAGATGAATTCCCGGGTACACCCATTGGACAGGAACCTCATCATGGAATCGCGAAACTGCCGTATGCAAAAATCGACCCTGTCCAGATACTTGTCGATCATTTCTCTGACCTCTGTCTGCTTCTTGGAGAAAATGGTCATAGATTATCCACCTCACACTCCACATCAATGATAGAAATTACCTCTTTATTTTTGGGGCAGTATAGGATAAAGCCAGTTATGTGTCAAGTGAAAAGGTCTTTGAAAAGGTCTTTGACGAATAACCTCTATCGAGACCAGGATTATCCCTTGTGACCAGTTTCTTCTTGACACAAAATCGTCATTTTCACATACTCGGCCCATCGAAAAGCGAGTTCTTATCAATACTAGTGCCACTGTTCTTCACTGCATAGAGGGATGGATAATTCTGTAGATTTATATAAAATCATTAAAGAGTATCTCCTCGGATCGAACTCCGTGGTACTCTGGTCACTGTTGATCGGCGGTGCACTCCTAATTATAGGAAGTATGTGAGTGTTATTTCAGGTTCAAGGCAACGTCTCTTCCAAAACAAATACAGTTGTCAACTGCTTTAGTTTTCGGGTTCCATTTTTCTCGTATTCCATCATTGAATAGTTGGAATCCACCTTCTTTAAGTTTGTCCGATATAACCTTTACCCCCTCGCCACTCCAACCATAACAGCCGAATGCCGCAGCTTTCTTGTTCTGAAATCTTAAGCCCTTAATTTCTTCCACAATAGCGGCAACTGAGGAAAGAACGCCCTTATTAACAGTGGGGGACCCGACCAGAATCGCTTTGGACTTAAAGATTTCTGTAATCACATCATTTTTGTCTGATCTTGCTATGTTAAACAACTTTACTGCAATGGTTTGATCAGCTTCCATGATTCCTTTTGCTATTGCTTCTGCCATTTGCCGCGTTCCGTCCCACATGCTATCGTAGACAATCGTAATCTGATTTTCAGCGTAGCTATTGGCCCATTGAACATATTGGTTCACGATCTGCAACGGTTCTTTTCTCCATATTACACCATGACTCGGGCAGATCATATCCACAGGAACATTCAATGCAACTATTTCCTTTATTTTCTTATCGACCAGGGCACTAAAAGGTGCCAGAATGTTGGCATAGTACTTAATGGCTTCCTGAAACAACTCTGCTTGATCCACCAAATCATTATACATCAGTTCAGATGCAATATGCTGTCCAAAAGCATCATTACTGAAGAGGATGTTATCTTTGGTCAGGTAACACATCATGCTATCAGGCCAGTGTAGCATCTGAGCTTCAATGAATACCAGATCCTTTGATCCGAGACTGAGTTTATCCCTTGTCTTCACAACTCGAAAGTTCCAATCCTGATGATAATGACCTGTCAGAGATTTCACCCCGTTGGAAGTGCAATATATCGGTGTTTCGGGTATATGGCGCATTAGTTCAGGTAATGCGCCGCTGTGATCCGATTCCGCATGATTCGCGATGACAAAATCAATTTTTTCCAGGGGTATCTCCTTTCTCAAGTTTTGCACGAATTCACCCGAAAACTTTCCCCACACCGTATCAATCAAGGCCGTTTTCTCATCTTTGACCAGATAGGAATTGTAAC
This DNA window, taken from Thermodesulfobacteriota bacterium, encodes the following:
- a CDS encoding inorganic phosphate transporter; the encoded protein is MWQIISAVFLGWSLGANHTANVFGTAVASRMIRFWTAAIVCAVFILLGAVLQGQAGMATYRAMAGVSLNAAFLVALCSALTITLMTYLKFPVSVSQAVVGSLVSIGLLEGNFHWEVLVKVVICWVGTPLGGMIFAIILYFLVGKFMNGLNLNLFQHDRYLRWCLMVVGGYGAYALGANNVANVTGTFTGPEMLTPFQACLIGGLSIGLGVLTYGKKVIMTVGKDIVRLDGYTAFIVILAEAITVHIYAGIGVPVSTSQAVVGGVMGIGLVKGVRTVNLKKLYQIFYAWVGTPAISFTITFLMYLMFSRV
- a CDS encoding DUF47 family protein, with the protein product MTIFSKKQTEVREMIDKYLDRVDFCIRQFRDSMMRFLSNGCTREFIWDVEKAHKFESEADDLRRKIQMTLYGKALLPDSRGDLLTLLEFYDRIPSAAEDALFLTKILCLDIPEDLLEDLEKLVEINVDAYRLIRECMNTLFENPHETLYQTRGVDAKESESDKLERSIIERVFKSDMATGKMMLLKELVQTIGQISNRAENTADRISIVAIKRQI
- a CDS encoding anaerobic nitric oxide reductase flavorubredoxin, producing MAFRIKDNISWIGKIDWELRKFHGEEYSTHRGSSYNSYLVKDEKTALIDTVWGKFSGEFVQNLRKEIPLEKIDFVIANHAESDHSGALPELMRHIPETPIYCTSNGVKSLTGHYHQDWNFRVVKTRDKLSLGSKDLVFIEAQMLHWPDSMMCYLTKDNILFSNDAFGQHIASELMYNDLVDQAELFQEAIKYYANILAPFSALVDKKIKEIVALNVPVDMICPSHGVIWRKEPLQIVNQYVQWANSYAENQITIVYDSMWDGTRQMAEAIAKGIMEADQTIAVKLFNIARSDKNDVITEIFKSKAILVGSPTVNKGVLSSVAAIVEEIKGLRFQNKKAAAFGCYGWSGEGVKVISDKLKEGGFQLFNDGIREKWNPKTKAVDNCICFGRDVALNLK